The Brassica napus cultivar Da-Ae chromosome C1, Da-Ae, whole genome shotgun sequence DNA segment CCAAGGTTTCGGCATAAGAAAAAGTGGAAAGACATCATAATGAAATTCTAATCTCAAATAATACATAAAGAGAATCACTAATTTTAACGCTGAATTGTATTATGGTTAAAATGCATCATATCACTTCATATTGTCACAcacacgtatatatatatattgcagtAGCTTTCATTTAAGAACGTTCTAATTTCTGTTGTTTGTTGTAAGGCAAAAATAATTAACGAGGATGGAAATTTTGTGCTTATTAGATCACAcaataagtttttaaattatttaagaaaaaaatcatttacaaTGATCAACATATGTTTTTAATTGTTGAACTATAaccatttattataattatatcagAAAACTGATTAACTTTAGTTAGCTCATTTAGGATTAAAAAGTATATGTGGAGCACCAGCCACATGCTTTTGATCATACGTATATAATAAAGTATAAAAGACatcatatatacaaatatacttTTCTAATTAGCCAGTCTCATGCTAGGTTCATGTGAAATCAAACTTTAGTGTCCAGTAAAAAGAGCTTCATATAATGGCTTTTTAataattccaatttaatttATATCGAGATCGATGTTCcagtgcatatatataaatatatatcgttATACGATTATGTGAATCTGTACATTATAAGTCTTAGTTCGGTCTCATGTGAAATCAAACTTTAATGTCCCGATTTCATTTTTCACATATTAgctttttcaaataataaagcTTTAGATATTAGCTTTTTCAACAATGTCccaatttcattttttatagtaTGAATCAACATTACATTGCACATATACATATGTCGGCTATTATGAAGAGAAATGGGGTTACTACATTTAATACAAACCTCTAAACTTAAAACCTCCCatcaaaaataatagaaaactaTATACTTCCATCGATAGTTCTTTATATATTACTGGCATCTGGAAAATTTTATAAGTACTTTCTTGGATATAATTCAAATAATGTACATGCGATATTGCGAATCATTCAGAATACATTATTCGTTACCCTTCCGTTAATCAACGAACTTCTCTTTTGCTTGAGGAAAAGACTTACCCCTCAGTTGCAGTTTTAGAAATgcgcacatagattaagaaatttattaattttttatattttctagacaaaaacatcattaattatttacctaactacaaatcaaccaataataaaatagaaagtatatcatcattaatcatataatattaaatattaatagattttacgtagaaaatcgaaaacgtcGTATATAATTGGAACACaaatttttaaacttatatataattggaacataaatttttaaacttatattaaaaaacggagggggTATCAGTTTCGATGCGTATATAATCTGGATACGTACACCGCTTGTCTATATGTTATAAGCCGACGGATACAGGTTaggtcatattttatataaagtttaattaaatattttattaaagtcgAGGGGCAGGCAAACACTTATTAAAGTAAGATCTATCTTTTAtagaattatcaaaatttacgCATAGAAAGTTATTCACCACTACTGAAAATGAGCAATATAACGACAACTTTGTAAATTGGTACAAAACTTAACGTGTCGCTAAGTCATATTTGGAAATGGATGTTAACATGCAACACTCTTTCCCTTTAAATTGTACTATTTGACAACATCTATTTAGTTGTAAATATATGACGtttataaaattctaaatatatatcaatcaattttttttatttttattttttttgcttaaatcaATCTTAAAGTTCTGCGCTCTATTGCAACAAATTGTTTCTACATTACTATGAGAAGTTGTAACAGCAACTATTTCTGTTTTTAATGTTGTAGGTTTTTGTCACCTTCCAACGTCAGCTTCATATCCagaatacatatttttattttatttgtgtgCGTGTTTACGTATGAGTTAATGGATGCAAAGCAACGTAACGAATCCACTAATTATGGCTTTTTAGAAATGTCTTTTTGCTTTCTATGTCTGTGGTGGGTTGTTCGTTGAGATTTTGCGCGTCTCGTCATTTGGTATTTAGGGTTCTCCTTGATTATAGCTCGGTTATTTTATACGGACAATGTGCTTCGTGTATGTCCATGCATGCATATGGTCAAATATTATTTATGCATATTGTTACGTGTCTACTGTTCTTTTGCTTTACAACTTTAAGGTCGGCCGGTTTCTCGTGAGATCGTTTGAGATTTTTGTTTCCCATGCGTAGTTCCATCATAGGCCGAGAACAAACAAAATGAAGTAGACCACCACCTGTGAATCTGTGATGTTCGAGTTCTTCATGGTGTGGCCTGTATTGCATAGGGCCTTTATATTGGCAAGTTTGGCCCAAACAATAAAAACCCAAGGTTGGCTTTAACCTCACGTAACACATTAACATTTTGGGCCTTTCCAGTGATCACCACAACCCGCCAATCTAACATGATTAAAACCCTGTGTTGTTAAGACATTATTTCAAACTCTCTAAAAACTTTCCAAGATCCTCCCTCATCGactctttctccttcttcttatTGCGATTCATTAAGGTTCTATATGGTGCAAAGCATTGAGTCGAGTGAACCATCTAGTGTTAGAGTTTTGTGTTGGCATGGCGAATCCTGAGATTTTGGTGCTATAACGATTTAGTAAAgatttcaataaaaatttattttattacaaacTTGCATTTGTTTTATTACAAACTTGCTTATGTTTCAAAGATTTTGGAGCAAGTTTATgcaattttcttcaaaaaaattgagGGTTCGAGGCCTATGTTTCATCTTGTTTTACACATGACCGGCCCTATGTGTTAGGGTTAGGATCAAgggtaaattaaaaaaaaaaacatttgcttACACATAGACTTTACACAATCCAACTTTTTCGTGAAGCTACAAAAAGAagattaaaatcatcaaatttaACATCCTTCAATGTCTCTCCACTTGAGATACACAAGCCCAGCTCTATAATGCGTAAACGCACCAGCAACCACCAAAACATGAAACAACTGATGACTATGTCCAGCTATATCAAACTTACCAGGCATCCACCTCTCAGGAATCCTAGTCGCATAAACCAAAGCTCCCAACCCGTAAAGCAACCCCATCAAAACCTCATAACCCGTCGTGTGAAGCGCCTCAGGCTGGTCCCAAAAGATGATCAGCTTGTGAAGTATCGGTGCAGCTCCAGAGAATCCCATTCCAAAGAAAAGAGAGGCCCTCACAACGCGAAACTCAGGGCTCTGGAACACAGGTAAGAGCGAGACGAGCACCGTGGAGATTCCCAAGATCGTTATGAATCCTAAGTAGAGGTTGCAGAAGAATGGATCGCACATGAAGGAGTAGTAGACAGGTGGGTAGAAGGAAGTGGAGATCAGAGCTGCGATTCCAGCGTAGTCAAGCCTTAGCATTATGTAAGAGACACGCTCTGAGTGACAGGAGAGGAGGTGGCAGGTGCTGCTTGCTAATAGACAGAACATAGCGCCGCCTAGAAATGCGTAGAAGGGCCATCTGGTGATTGGTCTGAAGATTAAAGGAGCTATCATGTTTGCAAGATCTTCCTTCACAGAATGCTGCAATGcaatttacaaagaaaaagataataataGTTTAACTTTTTGAGATAATAATAGTTTAACTTTttgaatattaatatttaaaattcatataatgtCCGTTTAAATGCTATTACGTCTCCGAACCAATTTTCTAAAAATCGCTAGGTGGTGGTTAGACGTCGTATAGAGGATTATTGTTTAGGCAGGCATCAAGGctgattttttgaaaaagtcAGTAAAAAAATTGTGTCGCTCATACCTTATTTGTCGACTAGGCGGGTTAGGCTCTGCCTAGACTGATTTTTAGAATACTAATCCTAACTatataaattcatataaaacatGATATAACATGAAAAGGGCACCCCGTCAACTACCGTAAACGCCTCCTGAACACTATTATGCTTCCTAACTATATAAATTCACATAAAACACGATATAACATGAAAACGCCACATTATAGAACACTGATCATATTTTCTGCAATAAACAAGAaagattgtgttttttttagtattttgattACCAGGACACACATGTCGGTGGAGTTGCCATGAGAGAATCGTTCAGGGAGACAGTTATAAAGCAGCTCCATGACATGCCACTTAGAAGGACTAGAAGGAAGGCGAGACATTAAATCAGAGTGAAGTTTGTGAAGATCCGTTTTCCTCAAGAGATCAGGCAAACGGTGCTGAAGAGAGTGAAGATCCACAACGCTGGGGACTTTGGTAGCTGTGTATATAGTAAGCGCTAGAAACAGGAAAAACCCAATCAAGTGCCTGCAAAAATTCCCCAAAATTCAAGATTCTCAACGTTTAAAGACAAGAAAGCTTTGATCCAATACTTACGTCCAGACGTTCAAGGTCTCGTTGTGGATAGTGAAGATGCTGAGGAGGATCTGTTTGATGGGCCATTCGGAACGGTAGTGACCGAGGATGTACTCGTTGTCTCTGAGGTAAGCAGGCAATGCGTGATACTCCACGAGCTGATACTTCACTTTCTGCCAGAGTCTCTTCCCTTTGGGTTGTAAACGCTCCTTGACCTCTGCCTCGCCACCCATTTTTGTCTCTGAGATTAGATcaattcaaccaaaaaaaacagaTGTAAAATCTGATTCAAAGACGGATGCTTTATGCTAAAATCTTGAAACTTTCCGAAGAACTAGGAGCTGATTGAGCTGATTCAGAAGGCGAAAGGATCGTACTTTTGATCGAAATAAGGTTAAATATAAAGAGGGTTTTAAGGAAAATGAGAGAAGATTACCTGAATCCAGAAGGGTGTTGTTCGATTTCGTCAAGACTTGGAGAGAAGGAGATCACAACGagcaatagagagagagagagggagagaatgAAAGTGGATCAAAATAGATcttatggagagagagagagagagagagagattctatTTTGGTATGTTAAAGCGAGAAAACAAGGAAGAGAGTAAAAGGGAAATGGAAGACGAGGACGACGATGGAGGCTCTGAGACCACAAAGCTATTATTATATTTCtggtttgatatttttatatcttttcaaatttggaccacttgtttttttgtttgcattttACCGTGGGGCcccttttattttctgtttgttttagTTTGGTCCAAAGCAATTTAATTTCTACGTTTTGCCGTACGAGGAATTTGGAAAACATCGAATTCGGTTAACAAACAACTCGtacaataatgttttttttttccctctcTCTGGAGgttttatgatttataaaataagttaaGGTATTTGGCACGAAATTATAcgaaaatagataaaaattctGATATAAACTACATGAAAATGCTATCTAACACGAATCAACAATTCATCATGCTATGCTTTCTTGagtatttgaagggaaaagagGGATTTATAATGACTTCATCGCAACATATATAGTGAAGTGTTTcagtaaaataaaaacatacataGTGAATTGTCTATGTATGATTTGCATAAATGAAAAGACCTAACAGTAACAGGTCACAATCACCATAACGAAATATCTACCGTGCAGGAGTGAGCATCTTTAGGTGTCTCGTGGgaatattatatacttttacttGATTCGGATAACCGAGAGATATTCGTGTTCTCTCTGGCTTGTTATTTTCCACCTTTACTTTTATGTCGGTACGTAatcccaaaatatatataacttgaCACTCTTTCGTCAGGATCACTTCATATAAAAGTCATATCATGTTTGGCGTAAGGAAAAGAGTAACAATTTACAAAACATTCCTCAGAGCCCACTTTAGTAACACTTTAAATGGGTTTAGGGGGTTTATGCAATCTTAACATTAAAACATTCCTCAAAACCGTACTGTAGTGACAATTTAAATGGGTTAACAGGGGTTAACTTTAAGACATTCCTTATAAGCCCAATCTGGTGACTTTAAATGGGTTTAGCCCAGTAGAGCACTCCAAAACATTCACTAAAAGCCCATTTTGACTAAGATGCAGACCGAGATTGGTTATACTGCAGGAGTGACCGGTTGAACCAACTTCCCACCATTTCATTAACCGGAATCGAACAACATTGACCCCACGTAAAGACACAAAACTCTCACGACCAGACATTTAAAAGAATCTGGCAACTACCGCCGCCATCTCCGACTATAGACCGCCGTCTCCTGTctgttaattcttttttttgaaaatttagttGAATTTTCCGAAAGAGAATGGAGCGAGGAGCATTGTTGggttctgcttcttcttcaaacTTCTACGCTCCTTTTCAATTTCGCCAAACAAGAACCGAATCTTCGTCTTTCAAACCGAACAATAAGCTCAAACCTAGCAAAATCCGGTTTATCCCTCGATGGTTTAAACCGGTTGGTTCTGTATCTCATCTGGCGGCGAAATGCAATATGTACGACTACGCGGCGAGTGCAGGCGGCGATGTGGAGGCTGAGCATCCAGTAGACGACAAAGAGTTCGTGCGTTGGTTCCGTGAAGCTTGGCCTTATCTATGGGCCCACCGCGGCTGCACCTTCGTCGTTGTTATCTCCGGCGAGATCATTAACGGCCCTTACTGTGACCCCATTTTAAAGGTTTCTTCTGTTTTTTCCCTCATACTATTTATGTAAAAGAAAGCACACAAGGTGTTCGACTGTTTGTCTCAGTGAAAGCTGTGTGCAGGACATTGCGTTTCTTCATcatttggggataagatttgtCCTAGTCCCTGGAACTCAAGAGCAAATCGACCAGCTTTTGTCTGAGAGAGGTCAGAAATAGATAACCTTGAATCTAGTTTTGTTCAATTAGGAGCCTAATAAGTGAGTTGCAGGACGCGAGGCT contains these protein-coding regions:
- the LOC106426867 gene encoding heptahelical transmembrane protein 4, yielding MGGEAEVKERLQPKGKRLWQKVKYQLVEYHALPAYLRDNEYILGHYRSEWPIKQILLSIFTIHNETLNVWTHLIGFFLFLALTIYTATKVPSVVDLHSLQHRLPDLLRKTDLHKLHSDLMSRLPSSPSKWHVMELLYNCLPERFSHGNSTDMCVLHSVKEDLANMIAPLIFRPITRWPFYAFLGGAMFCLLASSTCHLLSCHSERVSYIMLRLDYAGIAALISTSFYPPVYYSFMCDPFFCNLYLGFITILGISTVLVSLLPVFQSPEFRVVRASLFFGMGFSGAAPILHKLIIFWDQPEALHTTGYEVLMGLLYGLGALVYATRIPERWMPGKFDIAGHSHQLFHVLVVAGAFTHYRAGLVYLKWRDIEGC